Proteins from one Salinispora arenicola genomic window:
- a CDS encoding penicillin acylase family protein → MRVFRDRWGIPHLRADDPDELAFAQGRVTAYDRAWQIEVERRRSLGASAAFLGAEAVSWDRFARQARLADTARRCSTRLDEATAAWVARYVDGVNAGLSAGVARDPRFADAGLGAGNWEPWTPLAIWLTHHVLFAGFPSKLWREHVARRLGPDAVALFHADAPVSSGSNGWLLAGSRTAAGAALLAGDPHRYIEDPGIYQQIRLACPAYDVVGLAVPGVPGIAHFGHTGKVAWAITNAMADYQDLYAEQLRRRGGGVEAYGPDGWQPTRTHTETIAVAGGEPVEVEVVETDRGPVVIGDPETTEAISLRYPPRVTGELGFAALPALLRASTVADVDAAVEQWVEPVNVVLAADTAGGLLHRTAGAVPVRSPANGLRVVPAWDPGYAWSGWHPMPRATVTDVAVMANERAVSAPLGVEFAPPYRARRIRELLDRTAGWTAGRMADVHTDTYTAAAGPLLALLADLDGLPTPAAALRDRLLRWDRRMTADSADAGAFAAVRAALVRRITAHPVLAALADPPAYPAVFAPWLALAPRVGTALGALLAPDALPGLNAPALVRAALLEVAGGDLDPAVSARAARWGARHRLAPWRAVPANTVAESRSAKTGPELGGDHDCVLATSSVPGVTDLCRRGPAARYSWDLARREDSCWVVPLGADGVPGSTHDDDQLAAWRRGELLPVVTDWDKLTEERNG, encoded by the coding sequence ATGAGGGTCTTCCGGGACCGGTGGGGCATCCCGCACCTGCGGGCCGATGATCCCGACGAGTTGGCGTTCGCCCAGGGCCGGGTCACCGCGTACGACCGCGCCTGGCAGATCGAAGTGGAGCGACGGCGGTCGCTCGGGGCGAGCGCCGCGTTCCTCGGCGCCGAGGCGGTGTCGTGGGACCGTTTCGCCCGCCAGGCTCGCCTGGCCGACACGGCCCGACGCTGCAGCACCCGCCTCGACGAGGCGACCGCCGCCTGGGTGGCCCGGTACGTGGACGGGGTCAACGCCGGCCTGTCCGCGGGTGTGGCCCGCGACCCCCGCTTCGCCGATGCCGGACTCGGCGCCGGCAACTGGGAGCCGTGGACCCCACTGGCGATCTGGCTGACCCACCACGTGCTTTTCGCCGGCTTCCCCAGCAAACTCTGGCGCGAGCACGTCGCCCGGCGGCTCGGCCCGGACGCCGTCGCGCTCTTTCACGCCGACGCGCCGGTCAGCTCCGGCAGCAACGGCTGGTTGCTGGCCGGCTCACGGACCGCCGCCGGAGCCGCTCTGCTCGCCGGCGACCCACACCGCTACATCGAGGACCCGGGCATCTACCAGCAGATCCGCCTGGCCTGCCCCGCGTACGACGTGGTTGGCCTGGCGGTACCAGGAGTTCCGGGAATCGCCCATTTCGGACATACCGGCAAGGTGGCCTGGGCGATCACCAACGCGATGGCCGACTACCAGGACCTGTACGCCGAGCAGCTACGGCGGCGGGGCGGCGGCGTCGAGGCGTACGGGCCGGACGGCTGGCAGCCGACCCGGACGCACACCGAGACGATCGCGGTGGCCGGTGGGGAGCCGGTCGAGGTGGAGGTGGTGGAGACCGACCGGGGGCCGGTGGTGATCGGCGATCCGGAGACGACCGAGGCGATCAGCCTCCGCTACCCACCCCGGGTGACCGGCGAGTTGGGCTTCGCCGCGTTGCCGGCGCTGCTGCGCGCAAGCACCGTCGCCGACGTCGACGCCGCCGTGGAGCAGTGGGTGGAACCGGTCAATGTGGTGCTCGCCGCCGACACCGCCGGCGGGCTGCTGCACCGTACCGCCGGTGCGGTGCCGGTCCGCTCCCCGGCCAACGGCCTGCGGGTCGTGCCGGCGTGGGATCCCGGGTACGCCTGGTCCGGTTGGCATCCGATGCCCCGAGCCACCGTCACCGATGTCGCCGTGATGGCCAACGAACGTGCGGTCTCCGCTCCACTGGGGGTCGAGTTCGCTCCTCCGTACCGGGCGCGGCGCATCCGCGAGCTGCTCGACCGCACCGCCGGCTGGACAGCCGGGCGGATGGCCGACGTGCACACCGACACGTACACGGCCGCCGCCGGACCGCTGCTCGCACTCCTGGCCGACCTGGACGGTCTACCGACCCCGGCCGCCGCGCTACGGGACCGGCTGCTGCGCTGGGACCGCCGGATGACCGCCGACAGCGCCGACGCGGGTGCCTTCGCCGCCGTCCGGGCCGCCCTGGTCCGGCGGATCACCGCACATCCGGTGCTGGCGGCGCTCGCCGACCCACCGGCGTACCCGGCCGTGTTCGCGCCCTGGCTGGCACTGGCCCCCCGGGTAGGCACGGCACTCGGCGCGCTACTCGCTCCCGACGCGTTGCCCGGGCTGAACGCACCGGCCCTGGTCCGGGCGGCGCTGCTGGAGGTCGCCGGCGGCGACCTCGACCCCGCCGTCAGCGCCCGGGCTGCCCGGTGGGGCGCCCGCCACCGGCTCGCACCCTGGCGGGCCGTGCCGGCCAACACGGTGGCAGAATCCCGGAGTGCGAAGACCGGACCGGAACTGGGCGGGGACCACGATTGTGTACTCGCCACCTCCAGCGTGCCCGGGGTGACCGACCTGTGCCGACGTGGGCCCGCCGCGCGGTACTCCTGGGACCTGGCCCGACGCGAGGACAGCTGCTGGGTGGTGCCGCTCGGCGCGGACGGCGTGCCCGGCTCGACGCACGACGACGACCAACTGGCGGCCTGGCGACGCGGGGAGCTGCTGCCGGTGGTCACCGACTGGGACAAGCTGACCGAGGAGCGGAATGGGTGA
- a CDS encoding ABC transporter ATP-binding protein, which translates to MRSRLRGNTMTLAYERRTISRELTVDVPDNSFTVVIGPNACGKSTLLRALSRLLRPTVGAVLLDGTDIHRRPARDVAKTLGLLPQSSIAPDGIAVAELVSRGRYPHQGLLRQWSREDERVVAESMAATGVTDLADRPVAELSGGQRQRVWLAMALAQQTPLLLLDEPTTYLDIAHQIEILDLCARLHAQEGRTLVAVLHDLNHAARYATHLIAMRDGQVVATGPPETVVTAALVEEVFGLPCRVIDDPETGTPLVVPAARHRAAIPATV; encoded by the coding sequence ATGCGGTCCCGGCTACGCGGTAACACGATGACCCTGGCCTACGAACGGCGGACCATTTCCCGCGAGCTGACCGTCGATGTGCCCGACAACTCGTTCACCGTGGTCATCGGCCCGAACGCGTGCGGCAAGTCCACTCTGCTGCGGGCCCTGTCGCGGCTGCTCCGGCCGACCGTCGGTGCGGTCCTGCTGGACGGGACGGACATCCACCGGCGCCCCGCCCGGGACGTCGCGAAGACCCTCGGCCTACTGCCGCAGTCGTCGATCGCCCCGGACGGCATCGCCGTGGCCGAACTCGTGTCCCGAGGCCGATACCCGCACCAGGGGCTGCTGCGGCAGTGGTCCCGCGAGGACGAACGGGTGGTCGCCGAGTCGATGGCCGCCACCGGCGTCACCGACCTCGCCGACCGTCCGGTGGCCGAACTCTCCGGCGGGCAGCGGCAACGGGTCTGGCTCGCCATGGCCCTCGCCCAGCAGACCCCGCTGCTTCTCCTCGACGAACCCACCACGTACCTGGACATCGCCCACCAGATCGAGATCCTCGACCTCTGCGCCCGGCTACACGCTCAGGAGGGCCGCACATTGGTCGCGGTGCTGCACGACCTGAACCACGCCGCTCGCTACGCCACCCACCTGATCGCGATGCGCGACGGACAGGTGGTCGCCACCGGCCCGCCCGAGACGGTGGTCACCGCCGCGCTCGTCGAGGAGGTGTTCGGCCTGCCCTGCCGGGTCATCGACGACCCGGAGACCGGCACCCCGCTGGTCGTGCCGGCCGCCCGTCACCGTGCCGCGATCCCGGCCACGGTATGA
- a CDS encoding FecCD family ABC transporter permease translates to MIVVRTPGGVSLRLRPRSLAVGVTCVLLTLAVGVLALGSGDYPMSAADVLRTLTGGGTAAEEFVVHELRLPRLATAIAVGAALALAGAVFQTLVRNPLGSPDLLGFTQGAATGALVVIVVGGTSAMLSGAAAVSGFATGLLVYVIAWRRGVHGYRLVLAGIGVAAILTGVNGWLLTRAPLMDAARAVLWLTGSLDGRGWTHALPVLVALTVLGPAVLAGAGPALRLMEMGDDAASALGVPVQRLRLALLGAAVLLVSLASAAAGPVNFVALTAPHLARRLTRAPGPNLLPSALLGALLLVVADQVAQRAIPGQQLPVGVVTGLLGGGYLIWLLAAERRAGRL, encoded by the coding sequence ATGATCGTCGTACGTACCCCCGGCGGTGTGTCGCTGCGGCTGCGCCCCCGCTCGCTCGCCGTCGGCGTGACCTGCGTGCTGCTCACCCTGGCCGTGGGTGTGCTGGCGCTGGGCAGCGGCGACTACCCGATGAGCGCCGCCGACGTGCTCCGCACGCTGACCGGCGGCGGTACCGCCGCGGAGGAATTCGTCGTCCACGAACTGCGGCTGCCCCGCCTCGCCACCGCCATCGCGGTCGGTGCCGCGCTGGCCCTGGCCGGCGCGGTCTTCCAGACCCTGGTCCGCAATCCCCTCGGCAGTCCCGACCTGCTCGGCTTCACCCAGGGCGCGGCCACCGGCGCGCTCGTGGTGATCGTCGTCGGTGGCACCAGCGCGATGCTCTCCGGCGCCGCCGCCGTCAGCGGATTCGCCACCGGCCTGCTGGTGTACGTGATCGCCTGGCGACGCGGCGTACACGGCTACCGGCTCGTGCTGGCCGGCATCGGGGTCGCCGCCATCCTCACCGGGGTCAACGGGTGGCTGCTCACCCGCGCCCCGCTGATGGATGCCGCCCGGGCCGTTCTCTGGCTCACCGGCAGTCTCGACGGCCGGGGCTGGACACACGCCCTACCCGTCCTGGTCGCCCTCACCGTGCTCGGGCCGGCGGTGTTGGCCGGCGCGGGTCCGGCGCTGCGGCTCATGGAGATGGGGGACGACGCCGCCAGCGCGCTCGGCGTGCCGGTGCAGCGGCTGCGGCTGGCGCTGCTCGGAGCGGCCGTGCTGCTGGTCTCCCTCGCCTCGGCCGCCGCCGGCCCGGTCAACTTCGTGGCGCTCACCGCGCCGCACCTGGCCCGGCGGCTCACCCGCGCGCCCGGCCCGAACCTGCTGCCCTCGGCGCTGCTCGGGGCGCTGCTGTTGGTCGTCGCCGACCAGGTCGCCCAACGCGCCATCCCGGGCCAGCAGCTGCCGGTGGGCGTGGTAACCGGTTTACTGGGCGGTGGGTACCTGATCTGGCTACTGGCAGCCGAGCGTCGGGCGGGCCGGCTGTGA
- a CDS encoding FecCD family ABC transporter permease, translating into MLSSPAPAFRTTSEFTLSVTHPPPSAVRAVPAHPIPRGRPATRATGLAAAVVLLAAIVVLSIAVGAKALPLADVWPGLLDPAADEYTVVHQMRLPRTLLGLLAGTALGVAGAIMQALTRNPLADPGLLGINAGASAAVVTGTAVAGVAGLHGQVWFALIGAAAVTAAGYVVGGGRGATPARLALAGAAINATLYSYVSAVMLLDTASLERLRFWTVGSLATAELTIVGTVAPFIAAGLLLALAVARPLNALALGDDTARALGARPALIRGAVIAAVTLLCGAATAACGPIIFVGLLIPHLVRALTGPDLRWLLPYCAVLAPVLLLGADVLGRVLSRPGELQVGMVTSVLGGPLFLWLVLRGRVGRP; encoded by the coding sequence TTGCTGTCAAGTCCGGCCCCGGCGTTTCGCACCACTTCGGAGTTCACACTGTCCGTCACCCACCCACCGCCGTCCGCTGTCCGAGCGGTTCCGGCGCACCCCATCCCGCGCGGTCGCCCCGCCACCCGCGCCACCGGCCTCGCCGCCGCCGTGGTCCTGCTCGCCGCCATCGTGGTGCTCAGCATCGCCGTCGGAGCGAAGGCACTTCCCCTCGCCGACGTCTGGCCCGGCCTGCTCGACCCCGCGGCGGACGAATACACCGTCGTCCACCAGATGCGGCTGCCGCGCACGCTGCTCGGCCTGCTCGCCGGGACCGCCCTCGGCGTGGCCGGCGCGATCATGCAGGCCCTCACCCGTAACCCGCTCGCCGACCCGGGACTACTCGGCATCAACGCCGGTGCCTCGGCCGCGGTGGTCACCGGCACGGCCGTCGCCGGTGTCGCGGGTCTGCACGGACAGGTCTGGTTCGCGCTGATCGGTGCTGCCGCCGTCACCGCCGCCGGATACGTCGTCGGCGGTGGACGCGGCGCCACCCCCGCGCGACTGGCGCTCGCCGGCGCCGCGATCAACGCCACCCTCTACTCGTACGTGAGCGCGGTCATGCTGCTCGACACCGCCTCGCTGGAACGGTTGCGGTTCTGGACGGTGGGGTCGCTGGCCACCGCCGAGCTGACCATCGTCGGCACGGTGGCGCCGTTCATCGCGGCAGGGCTGCTGCTCGCGCTCGCCGTGGCCCGCCCGCTGAACGCCCTCGCCCTCGGCGACGACACCGCGCGGGCGTTGGGCGCGCGGCCGGCGCTGATCCGGGGCGCGGTCATCGCGGCGGTCACCCTGCTCTGCGGCGCCGCCACCGCCGCCTGCGGACCGATCATCTTCGTCGGGCTGCTGATTCCACACCTGGTACGTGCGCTGACCGGGCCGGACCTGCGTTGGCTGCTGCCCTACTGCGCCGTGCTCGCACCAGTGCTCCTGCTCGGCGCCGACGTGCTCGGCCGGGTGCTCAGTCGCCCCGGCGAACTCCAGGTCGGCATGGTCACCTCCGTGCTGGGTGGGCCGCTCTTTCTCTGGCTGGTGCTACGTGGACGGGTGGGGCGACCATGA
- a CDS encoding ABC transporter substrate-binding protein, with product MSQALPARRLSRRGLLAAAGGVSLAALLAGCGSEDTDTPAASASSGPWSFTDDRGEKLSADTPPTRVVAFTGVAAALVDFGVDEQIVGVFGETTRADGSKDPQAGDLNVESVEILGNTWGEFNLEKYVGLSPELLVTHMYDPDALWYVPDESKDKIVPLAPVAAITTARVPMTKPIERYAQLAESLGADLSAPAVTDAKARFEAAAESVRHAVKANPGIKVMACSGSPDLFYVSNPKVSTDLMYFADLGVDLVVPTKLEAGDYFEALSWENADKFPADLILLDNRSTALQAKDLAAKPTWAQLPAVAANQVTAWDAVPRFSYAGAAPLLEDLATAIKGAKKVS from the coding sequence ATGTCGCAAGCCTTGCCCGCCCGTCGACTCTCCCGTCGTGGCCTGCTCGCCGCCGCCGGCGGTGTCAGCCTGGCCGCCCTCCTCGCCGGCTGCGGCAGCGAGGACACCGACACCCCCGCCGCCAGTGCCAGCTCCGGCCCATGGTCCTTCACCGACGACCGAGGCGAGAAACTGTCCGCCGACACCCCTCCCACCCGAGTCGTCGCGTTCACCGGTGTGGCCGCGGCGCTTGTCGACTTCGGCGTCGACGAGCAGATCGTCGGCGTGTTCGGCGAGACCACCCGCGCCGATGGCAGCAAGGACCCGCAGGCCGGGGACCTGAACGTGGAGAGTGTCGAGATCCTGGGTAACACCTGGGGCGAGTTCAACCTGGAGAAGTACGTCGGCCTGAGCCCCGAGCTGCTGGTCACGCACATGTACGACCCCGACGCGCTCTGGTACGTGCCGGACGAGAGCAAGGACAAGATCGTTCCTCTCGCCCCCGTCGCGGCGATCACCACCGCCCGGGTGCCGATGACCAAACCCATCGAACGGTACGCGCAGCTCGCCGAGTCCCTCGGCGCGGACCTGTCCGCACCCGCCGTCACCGACGCGAAGGCCCGCTTCGAAGCCGCCGCCGAATCGGTCCGTCACGCCGTCAAGGCCAACCCGGGCATCAAGGTGATGGCCTGCTCCGGCAGCCCCGACCTGTTCTACGTGTCCAACCCGAAGGTCAGCACCGACCTGATGTACTTCGCCGATTTGGGCGTCGACCTCGTGGTACCCACGAAGCTGGAGGCGGGCGACTACTTCGAGGCGCTCAGCTGGGAGAACGCCGACAAGTTCCCGGCCGACCTGATCCTGCTCGACAACCGCAGCACCGCGCTGCAGGCCAAGGACCTCGCCGCCAAGCCCACCTGGGCACAGCTACCGGCCGTGGCGGCCAACCAGGTCACCGCGTGGGACGCCGTGCCCCGCTTCTCGTACGCCGGCGCCGCTCCGCTGCTGGAGGACCTGGCCACCGCGATCAAGGGTGCGAAGAAGGTCAGCTGA
- a CDS encoding pyridoxal phosphate-dependent decarboxylase family protein, which produces MTLPADPVPLDGKPTPARPDALSTSVGTVAAAQAYLLADGSVDRYRQVLADGVDRVARRVAAVDRPFTGIAPDELAPLVGDIELDRPLGDHGTALDELDEVWLRDAVWFHHPRSLAHLNCPVAIPALLGEAMLTAVNPSLDTWDQSAGATFIERRLIGWTATRVGLGPSADGVFTSGGTQSNLHALLLAREEAMAQVTDADARAVLLSRLRILTSTAGHFSVQKAAKLLGLAPDAVVTVETDAARRMCPQALGRELDRCRRADLPVMAVVATAGTTDFGTIDPLPEIARRCAAAGVWLHVDAAYGCGLLVSPTRRHLLDGIEQADSLTVDYHKSFFQPVSSSAILVQDTRVLRHATYHADYLNPARAAAERIPNQVDKSLQTTRRFDALKLWLTLRVMGPDAIGALFDEVCARADDAWALADTDPRFEVVARSPLSTVVFRWCPTGIAPELADEANRHARNQLTASGAAMVAGTTVDGRAHLKFTLLNPATTSADVTLVLDLIAEHAGRYAHDHPLGRTDRTADMSCSVV; this is translated from the coding sequence ATGACCCTGCCCGCAGACCCCGTGCCGCTCGACGGAAAGCCCACCCCAGCCCGCCCCGACGCCCTGTCCACCTCGGTGGGAACCGTTGCCGCCGCCCAGGCGTACCTGCTCGCCGACGGCTCGGTCGACCGCTACCGACAGGTGCTCGCCGACGGGGTGGACCGGGTGGCCCGTCGGGTCGCCGCGGTCGACCGGCCCTTCACCGGGATCGCCCCGGACGAACTGGCCCCGCTCGTCGGTGACATCGAGCTCGACCGGCCACTCGGTGACCACGGTACTGCCCTGGACGAGTTGGACGAGGTGTGGCTACGCGACGCGGTCTGGTTCCACCACCCCCGTTCCCTGGCCCACCTCAACTGTCCGGTGGCCATCCCCGCGCTGCTCGGCGAGGCGATGCTCACCGCGGTCAACCCGTCGCTGGACACCTGGGACCAGAGCGCCGGCGCCACCTTCATCGAACGCCGGCTGATCGGGTGGACGGCCACCCGCGTCGGGCTCGGTCCGAGCGCCGACGGGGTCTTCACCAGCGGTGGAACCCAGTCCAACCTGCACGCCCTGCTGCTGGCCCGGGAAGAGGCCATGGCCCAGGTCACCGACGCCGACGCCCGCGCCGTGCTGCTGTCCCGGCTGCGGATCCTCACCTCCACCGCCGGGCACTTCAGCGTGCAGAAGGCCGCGAAACTGCTCGGACTCGCGCCGGACGCGGTGGTCACCGTCGAGACCGACGCGGCGCGGCGGATGTGCCCGCAGGCGCTGGGCCGGGAACTGGACCGCTGCCGACGCGCCGACCTGCCGGTGATGGCGGTGGTCGCCACCGCCGGCACCACCGACTTCGGCACCATCGACCCGTTGCCGGAGATCGCCCGGCGCTGCGCCGCAGCGGGAGTCTGGCTGCACGTCGACGCGGCGTACGGCTGCGGCCTGCTGGTCTCGCCGACCCGCCGGCACCTGCTGGACGGCATCGAGCAAGCCGACTCGTTGACCGTCGACTACCACAAGTCCTTCTTCCAGCCGGTGAGCTCCAGCGCGATACTGGTCCAGGACACCCGGGTACTGCGCCACGCCACCTACCACGCCGACTACCTGAACCCGGCCCGGGCCGCCGCCGAGCGCATCCCGAACCAGGTGGACAAGAGTCTGCAGACCACGCGCCGGTTCGACGCGCTGAAGCTGTGGTTGACCCTGCGGGTGATGGGCCCGGACGCCATCGGCGCACTCTTCGACGAGGTCTGTGCCCGGGCCGACGATGCCTGGGCTCTCGCCGACACCGACCCCCGCTTCGAGGTGGTCGCCCGCTCGCCGCTGAGCACCGTCGTCTTCCGCTGGTGCCCCACCGGCATCGCGCCGGAACTGGCCGACGAGGCCAACCGGCACGCCCGGAACCAGCTCACCGCCTCCGGGGCTGCCATGGTGGCCGGCACCACGGTCGACGGCCGGGCGCACCTCAAGTTCACCCTGCTCAACCCCGCGACCACGAGTGCGGACGTGACCCTCGTGCTGGATCTGATCGCCGAACACGCCGGCCGGTACGCGCACGACCACCCCCTCGGGCGGACCGATCGCACCGCCGACATGTCCTGCTCGGTTGTCTGA
- a CDS encoding lysine N(6)-hydroxylase/L-ornithine N(5)-oxygenase family protein yields the protein MTTHDFIAIGLGPYNLGLACLTEPVSELDGLFLEARADVSWHPGMLLESTRLQTPFLADLVTFADPTSPYSFVNYLKETGRLYPFYIRESFFPLRVEYDAYCRWAAARLRNLRFGHTVTTVEYDEAEGLYVVHADTANGPVAHRARHLVLGTGTPPDLPAVCQGLGGDAIHNSRYLECRDMLRTKRSITIVGSGQSAAEIYHELLTDIDTHGYQLTWVTRSPRFFPLEYTKLTLEMTSPDYVDYFHALPEDTRYRLEGEQKGLLKGINSDLINSIFDLLYARSTNGPVRTRLLTNTELVSAAYDDGTYTLGLRHHEQGRDFTLDTEGLVLATGYRFQVPAFLDGIRDRLRWDTHGRLDVARNYSVDHTGREIFLQNGGTHTHSVTSPDLGMGPYRNSYLIRELLGREYYPVEKSVTFQEFGVPAAADS from the coding sequence ATGACAACCCACGACTTCATCGCGATCGGGCTGGGCCCGTACAACCTGGGCCTGGCTTGCCTGACCGAGCCGGTCTCCGAGCTGGACGGTCTGTTCCTGGAGGCCCGCGCCGACGTCTCCTGGCACCCCGGCATGCTGCTGGAGTCCACCCGACTACAGACGCCGTTCCTCGCCGACCTGGTCACCTTCGCCGACCCCACCTCGCCGTACTCCTTCGTCAACTACCTAAAGGAGACCGGACGGCTCTACCCCTTCTACATTCGGGAGAGCTTCTTCCCGCTGCGGGTGGAGTACGACGCGTACTGTCGGTGGGCAGCGGCCCGGCTGCGGAACCTGCGCTTCGGACACACCGTCACCACCGTCGAGTACGACGAGGCCGAGGGCCTGTACGTGGTGCACGCGGACACCGCCAACGGTCCGGTCGCCCACCGCGCCCGGCACCTGGTGCTCGGCACCGGTACCCCGCCGGACCTGCCCGCCGTGTGCCAGGGGCTCGGCGGGGACGCTATTCACAACTCTCGCTACCTCGAGTGCCGTGACATGCTGCGAACCAAGCGGAGCATCACGATCGTCGGTAGTGGGCAGAGCGCCGCCGAGATCTACCACGAACTGCTCACCGACATCGACACCCACGGCTATCAGCTCACCTGGGTCACCCGCTCGCCTCGCTTCTTCCCGCTCGAATACACCAAGCTGACGTTGGAGATGACCTCACCGGACTACGTGGACTACTTCCACGCCCTGCCGGAGGACACCCGCTACCGGCTCGAAGGCGAGCAGAAGGGACTACTCAAGGGGATCAACTCCGACCTCATCAACAGCATCTTCGACCTGCTGTACGCGCGCAGCACCAACGGCCCGGTCCGCACCCGGCTGCTCACCAACACCGAGTTGGTCAGCGCCGCGTACGACGATGGCACCTACACGTTGGGCCTGCGCCACCACGAACAGGGCCGCGACTTCACCCTCGACACCGAGGGCCTGGTGCTGGCCACCGGCTACCGGTTCCAGGTGCCGGCGTTCCTCGACGGGATCCGGGACCGGCTCCGCTGGGACACCCACGGCCGGCTCGACGTGGCCCGTAACTACAGCGTCGACCACACCGGACGGGAGATCTTCCTCCAGAACGGCGGCACCCACACCCACAGCGTCACCTCACCCGACCTGGGCATGGGACCGTACCGCAACTCGTACCTCATCCGGGAACTGCTCGGGCGCGAGTACTACCCGGTGGAAAAGAGCGTCACCTTCCAGGAGTTCGGGGTTCCGGCGGCGGCAGACTCGTGA
- a CDS encoding GNAT family N-acetyltransferase, protein MTVHTSRHPVLGEFTLRTLDPEGHAPLLHRWVTHPKAAFWLMQDADVAQVATEYRRIADHPHHDAYLGWHEGAPAFLAERYDPAHVELVGRYDARPGDVGMHFLCAPTETPVHGFTQAVITTVLDWIFADPVTQRVVVEPDIRNTAVHALNAAVGFQVVGPVDLPEKTALLSICTRAAFRAATQGAPA, encoded by the coding sequence GTGACCGTGCACACCAGTCGGCATCCGGTCCTGGGCGAGTTCACGCTGCGCACCCTCGACCCGGAGGGGCACGCCCCGCTGCTGCACCGCTGGGTCACCCATCCGAAGGCGGCCTTCTGGTTGATGCAGGACGCCGACGTGGCGCAGGTCGCCACCGAGTACCGGCGCATCGCCGACCACCCGCACCACGACGCGTACCTCGGGTGGCACGAGGGCGCGCCGGCGTTTCTCGCCGAACGCTACGACCCGGCCCACGTCGAACTCGTGGGCCGGTACGACGCCCGTCCCGGAGACGTCGGCATGCACTTCCTGTGTGCGCCCACCGAGACCCCCGTGCACGGATTCACCCAAGCCGTCATCACGACGGTGCTGGACTGGATCTTCGCCGACCCGGTCACCCAACGGGTCGTGGTGGAGCCGGACATCCGCAACACCGCTGTCCACGCGCTGAATGCCGCCGTGGGCTTCCAGGTCGTCGGCCCGGTGGACCTGCCGGAGAAGACCGCCCTGCTGAGTATCTGCACCCGCGCGGCCTTCCGCGCCGCCACCCAAGGAGCACCCGCATGA